The proteins below come from a single Dermatophagoides farinae isolate YC_2012a chromosome 7, ASM2471394v1, whole genome shotgun sequence genomic window:
- the LOC124496384 gene encoding uncharacterized protein LOC124496384 isoform X1, with translation MMTSASNLAVRRINKGNQQQQQQQQQQRRRNCTISWMSNQQQLNGDNNNKRIVANHHQTTTKSLKNLNYQLNQNLKTVTNNGLINNNIVSNNNNNDYYYDNYYQQPQQQQQQQQQQEYFDTYSNPTAISTSGFSGGGGDHLSIGCQNTVNNRPKPTYPQIIKYKRITTESSSGGGVNKRSLILNSTTNGTIAQKRKRQRQQQQPSCRMTFTNNNNNQFIDTIQYTTTTATTTTTTQMFPCCWNGCQESFTSANALRKHLDLHVNELEQQFTMTAVMLVREAAMRGNNNSTNNNNSNANDNSTTTNSSATNSNSNQQLNNNSNNNIDHHQSTMSNHHMIDGSGGGASGTDDHGHQVIGVDDDEEEEDDDEEDDEEDVYDGLTTGGITQQQHSHATSLLITSQHDGVGGMVGDNHMNDEDDEDDDGDDQSLVDPTQLLDNHCMTNTTNNNKISNNHLISNGSQQISVSISSNGGSRKRTNNIIDPSKKMINSSSPQSSTNLMLINSSSSNNHHPHHNLHHPSQLSVTVSGSGGTISNKRMKIINAQQQSTNMMMQQPQTPARSNRRQQQQHHPNQLPCQTVEIVPANAKSAKTNNNNNNNNITIVYPSISPRNYVCPVPSCNAAYTKSSHLTAHMRRHTGEKPYACDWPDCGWRFSRSDELSRHKRSHTGEKTHLCPFCSKGFSRSDHLSKHLRVHRQELPDNFDVRHIIKTSRMSGTQQQASPLQPQVTMTVKHGTGSSTSSDNNNNNSNLLIDTNNHHQISHSSQIHLLQPKVTIKLENEND, from the exons ATGATGACTTCAGCTTCGAACCTTGCCGTTCGACGTATCAACAAAggcaatcaacaacaacaacaacaacagcagcaacaaagGCGACGAAATTGTACAATATCTTGGATGTCTAATCAACAACAGTTAAacggtgataataataataaacgaattgtcgctaatcatcatcaaacgacaacaaaatcattaaagaatttaaattatcaattaaatcaaaatctaaaaaCAGTTACAAATAACGgtttgattaataataatattgtttcaaataataataataacgattattattacgacaattattatcaacaaccgcaacaacaacaacaacaacaacaacaacaagaatatttTGATACATATTCAAATCCAACGGCAATATCAACAAGTGGTTtcagtggtggtggtggcgatCATCTAAGCATTGGCTGCCAGAATACTGTTAACAATCGTCCAAAACCGACATATCCACAGATAATTAAATATAAAAGAATAACCACTGAATCAtctagtggtggtggtgttaaTAAACGATCATTAAtattaaattcaacaacCAACGGAACTATTgcacaaaaacgaaaacgacaacgacaacagcagcaaccaAGTTGTCGAATGACatttacaaataataataataatcaatttattgatacaatacaatatacgacgacaacagcaacaacaacaacaacaacacagaTGTTCCCTTGTTGTTGGAACGGTTGTCAAGAAAGTTTTACCAGTGCCAATGCATTGCGTAAGCATTTGGATTTACATGTAAATGAATTGGAACAACAATTCACAATGACAGCTGTGATGTTGGTACGTGAAGCGGCCATGcgtggcaataataatagtactaataataacaattcaAATGCAAATGATAATTCCACGACAACCAATtcatcagcaacaaattCCAATTCCAATCAGcaattaaataataatagtaacaataatattgatcatcatcaatcgacaatgtcgaatcatcatatgatcgATGGCTCCGGTGGTGGTGCTAGTGGAACGGATGATCATGGCCATCAAGTTATCggtgtagatgatgatgaggaagaggaagatgatgatgaggaagatgatgaagaagatgtATACGATGGTCTTACTACCGGTGGGatcacacaacaacaacattcgcATGCAACAAGTTTATTGATTACATCACAGCATGATGGTGTCGGTGGTATGGTTGGTGATAatcatatgaatgatgaagatgatgaagatgatgatggtgatgatcaatcattagTTGATCCAACACAATTACTAGATAATCATTGTATGACAAATacaacgaataataataagatcTCAAATAATCATCTTATATCAAACG GTTCACAGCAAATATCTGTTAGTATCAGCAGTAATGGCGGAAGTCGTAAACGAACAAATAACATCATTGATCCATCCAAAAA aatgattaattcatcatcacctcaatcatcaacgaatttaatgttgatcaattcctcatcatcgaataatcatcatcctcatcataaTCTACATCATCCATCACAATTATCTGTAACTGTTTCTGGTAGTGGTGGAACCATATCGAATAAAcgtatgaaaattattaatgcccaacaacaatcgacaaatatgatgatgcaaCAACCTCAGACACCAGCACGATCGAATCGtagacaacaacagcaacatcaTCCAAATCAATTACCATGTCAAACGGTCGAGATTGTTCCAGCCAATGCAAAATCAGCGAAAacgaataacaacaacaacaataataatataacgATCGTATATCCAAGTATATCACCACGTAATTATGTATGTCCGGTGCCATCGTGCAATGCTGCATATACGAAATCCAGTCATCTAACAGCACATATGCGACGACATACAGGCGAAAAGCCATATGCATGTGATTGGCCTGATTGTGGTTGGCGTTTTAGCCGTTCGGATGAATTATCACGTCATAAACGATCACATACTGGTGAAAAAACACATCTCTGTCCATTCTGTTCAAAAGGTTTTTCAAGATCTGATCATCTAAGTAAACATTTACGAGTTCATCGACAAGAATTACCCGATAATTTTGATGTTCGtcatataataaaaacatcGCGAATGTCTGGTACACAGCAACAAGCTTCACCATTACAGCCACAGGTCACAATGACCGTTAAACATGGTActggatcatcaacatcaagtgataataataataataattccaattTACTTATTGATactaataatcatcatcaaatatcacATTCTTCACAGATTCATTTACTACAACCAAAGGTGACGATTAAATTGGAGAATGAGAATGATTAA
- the LOC124496384 gene encoding uncharacterized protein LOC124496384 isoform X3, which translates to MMTSASNLAVRRINKGNQQQQQQQQQQRRRNCTISWMSNQQQLNGDNNNKRIVANHHQTTTKSLKNLNYQLNQNLKTVTNNGLINNNIVSNNNNNDYYYDNYYQQPQQQQQQQQQQEYFDTYSNPTAISTSGFSGGGGDHLSIGCQNTVNNRPKPTYPQIIKYKRITTESSSGGGVNKRSLILNSTTNGTIAQKRKRQRQQQQPSCRMTFTNNNNNQFIDTIQYTTTTATTTTTTQMFPCCWNGCQESFTSANALRKHLDLHVNELEQQFTMTAVMLVREAAMRGNNNSTNNNNSNANDNSTTTNSSATNSNSNQQLNNNSNNNIDHHQSTMSNHHMIDGSGGGASGTDDHGHQVIGVDDDEEEEDDDEEDDEEDVYDGLTTGGITQQQHSHATSLLITSQHDGVGGMVGDNHMNDEDDEDDDGDDQSLVDPTQLLDNHCMTNTTNNNKISNNHLISNGSQQISVSISSNGGSRKRTNNIIDPSKKMINSSSPQSSTNLMLINSSSSNNHHPHHNLHHPSQLSVTVSGSGGTISNKRMKIINAQQQSTNMMMQQPQTPARSNRRQQQQHHPNQLPCQTVEIVPANAKSAKTNNNNNNNNITIVYPSISPRNYVCPVPSCNAAYTKSSHLTAHMRRHTGEKPYACDWPDCGWRFSRSDELSRHKRSHTGEKTHLCPFCSKGFSRSDHLSKHLRVHRQELPDNFDVRHIIKTSRMSGTQQQASPLQPQVTMTVKHDSFTTTKGDD; encoded by the exons ATGATGACTTCAGCTTCGAACCTTGCCGTTCGACGTATCAACAAAggcaatcaacaacaacaacaacaacagcagcaacaaagGCGACGAAATTGTACAATATCTTGGATGTCTAATCAACAACAGTTAAacggtgataataataataaacgaattgtcgctaatcatcatcaaacgacaacaaaatcattaaagaatttaaattatcaattaaatcaaaatctaaaaaCAGTTACAAATAACGgtttgattaataataatattgtttcaaataataataataacgattattattacgacaattattatcaacaaccgcaacaacaacaacaacaacaacaacaacaagaatatttTGATACATATTCAAATCCAACGGCAATATCAACAAGTGGTTtcagtggtggtggtggcgatCATCTAAGCATTGGCTGCCAGAATACTGTTAACAATCGTCCAAAACCGACATATCCACAGATAATTAAATATAAAAGAATAACCACTGAATCAtctagtggtggtggtgttaaTAAACGATCATTAAtattaaattcaacaacCAACGGAACTATTgcacaaaaacgaaaacgacaacgacaacagcagcaaccaAGTTGTCGAATGACatttacaaataataataataatcaatttattgatacaatacaatatacgacgacaacagcaacaacaacaacaacaacacagaTGTTCCCTTGTTGTTGGAACGGTTGTCAAGAAAGTTTTACCAGTGCCAATGCATTGCGTAAGCATTTGGATTTACATGTAAATGAATTGGAACAACAATTCACAATGACAGCTGTGATGTTGGTACGTGAAGCGGCCATGcgtggcaataataatagtactaataataacaattcaAATGCAAATGATAATTCCACGACAACCAATtcatcagcaacaaattCCAATTCCAATCAGcaattaaataataatagtaacaataatattgatcatcatcaatcgacaatgtcgaatcatcatatgatcgATGGCTCCGGTGGTGGTGCTAGTGGAACGGATGATCATGGCCATCAAGTTATCggtgtagatgatgatgaggaagaggaagatgatgatgaggaagatgatgaagaagatgtATACGATGGTCTTACTACCGGTGGGatcacacaacaacaacattcgcATGCAACAAGTTTATTGATTACATCACAGCATGATGGTGTCGGTGGTATGGTTGGTGATAatcatatgaatgatgaagatgatgaagatgatgatggtgatgatcaatcattagTTGATCCAACACAATTACTAGATAATCATTGTATGACAAATacaacgaataataataagatcTCAAATAATCATCTTATATCAAACG GTTCACAGCAAATATCTGTTAGTATCAGCAGTAATGGCGGAAGTCGTAAACGAACAAATAACATCATTGATCCATCCAAAAA aatgattaattcatcatcacctcaatcatcaacgaatttaatgttgatcaattcctcatcatcgaataatcatcatcctcatcataaTCTACATCATCCATCACAATTATCTGTAACTGTTTCTGGTAGTGGTGGAACCATATCGAATAAAcgtatgaaaattattaatgcccaacaacaatcgacaaatatgatgatgcaaCAACCTCAGACACCAGCACGATCGAATCGtagacaacaacagcaacatcaTCCAAATCAATTACCATGTCAAACGGTCGAGATTGTTCCAGCCAATGCAAAATCAGCGAAAacgaataacaacaacaacaataataatataacgATCGTATATCCAAGTATATCACCACGTAATTATGTATGTCCGGTGCCATCGTGCAATGCTGCATATACGAAATCCAGTCATCTAACAGCACATATGCGACGACATACAGGCGAAAAGCCATATGCATGTGATTGGCCTGATTGTGGTTGGCGTTTTAGCCGTTCGGATGAATTATCACGTCATAAACGATCACATACTGGTGAAAAAACACATCTCTGTCCATTCTGTTCAAAAGGTTTTTCAAGATCTGATCATCTAAGTAAACATTTACGAGTTCATCGACAAGAATTACCCGATAATTTTGATGTTCGtcatataataaaaacatcGCGAATGTCTGGTACACAGCAACAAGCTTCACCATTACAGCCACAGGTCACAATGACCGTTAAACATG ATTCATTTACTACAACCAAAGGTGACGATTAA
- the LOC124496384 gene encoding uncharacterized protein LOC124496384 isoform X2 — protein MMTSASNLAVRRINKGNQQQQQQQQQQRRRNCTISWMSNQQQLNGDNNNKRIVANHHQTTTKSLKNLNYQLNQNLKTVTNNGLINNNIVSNNNNNDYYYDNYYQQPQQQQQQQQQQEYFDTYSNPTAISTSGFSGGGGDHLSIGCQNTVNNRPKPTYPQIIKYKRITTESSSGGGVNKRSLILNSTTNGTIAQKRKRQRQQQQPSCRMTFTNNNNNQFIDTIQYTTTTATTTTTTQMFPCCWNGCQESFTSANALRKHLDLHVNELEQQFTMTAVMLVREAAMRGNNNSTNNNNSNANDNSTTTNSSATNSNSNQQLNNNSNNNIDHHQSTMSNHHMIDGSGGGASGTDDHGHQVIGVDDDEEEEDDDEEDDEEDVYDGLTTGGITQQQHSHATSLLITSQHDGVGGMVGDNHMNDEDDEDDDGDDQSLVDPTQLLDNHCMTNTTNNNKISNNHLISNGSQQISVSISSNGGSRKRTNNIIDPSKKMINSSSPQSSTNLMLINSSSSNNHHPHHNLHHPSQLSVTVSGSGGTISNKRMKIINAQQQSTNMMMQQPQTPARSNRRQQQQHHPNQLPCQTVEIVPANAKSAKTNNNNNNNNITIVYPSISPRNYVCPVPSCNAAYTKSSHLTAHMRRHTGEKPYACDWPDCGWRFSRSDELSRHKRSHTGEKTHLCPFCSKGFSRSDHLSKHLRVHRQELPDNFDVRHIIKTSRMSGTQQQASPLQPQVTMTVKHGTGSSTSNSFTTTKGDD, from the exons ATGATGACTTCAGCTTCGAACCTTGCCGTTCGACGTATCAACAAAggcaatcaacaacaacaacaacaacagcagcaacaaagGCGACGAAATTGTACAATATCTTGGATGTCTAATCAACAACAGTTAAacggtgataataataataaacgaattgtcgctaatcatcatcaaacgacaacaaaatcattaaagaatttaaattatcaattaaatcaaaatctaaaaaCAGTTACAAATAACGgtttgattaataataatattgtttcaaataataataataacgattattattacgacaattattatcaacaaccgcaacaacaacaacaacaacaacaacaacaagaatatttTGATACATATTCAAATCCAACGGCAATATCAACAAGTGGTTtcagtggtggtggtggcgatCATCTAAGCATTGGCTGCCAGAATACTGTTAACAATCGTCCAAAACCGACATATCCACAGATAATTAAATATAAAAGAATAACCACTGAATCAtctagtggtggtggtgttaaTAAACGATCATTAAtattaaattcaacaacCAACGGAACTATTgcacaaaaacgaaaacgacaacgacaacagcagcaaccaAGTTGTCGAATGACatttacaaataataataataatcaatttattgatacaatacaatatacgacgacaacagcaacaacaacaacaacaacacagaTGTTCCCTTGTTGTTGGAACGGTTGTCAAGAAAGTTTTACCAGTGCCAATGCATTGCGTAAGCATTTGGATTTACATGTAAATGAATTGGAACAACAATTCACAATGACAGCTGTGATGTTGGTACGTGAAGCGGCCATGcgtggcaataataatagtactaataataacaattcaAATGCAAATGATAATTCCACGACAACCAATtcatcagcaacaaattCCAATTCCAATCAGcaattaaataataatagtaacaataatattgatcatcatcaatcgacaatgtcgaatcatcatatgatcgATGGCTCCGGTGGTGGTGCTAGTGGAACGGATGATCATGGCCATCAAGTTATCggtgtagatgatgatgaggaagaggaagatgatgatgaggaagatgatgaagaagatgtATACGATGGTCTTACTACCGGTGGGatcacacaacaacaacattcgcATGCAACAAGTTTATTGATTACATCACAGCATGATGGTGTCGGTGGTATGGTTGGTGATAatcatatgaatgatgaagatgatgaagatgatgatggtgatgatcaatcattagTTGATCCAACACAATTACTAGATAATCATTGTATGACAAATacaacgaataataataagatcTCAAATAATCATCTTATATCAAACG GTTCACAGCAAATATCTGTTAGTATCAGCAGTAATGGCGGAAGTCGTAAACGAACAAATAACATCATTGATCCATCCAAAAA aatgattaattcatcatcacctcaatcatcaacgaatttaatgttgatcaattcctcatcatcgaataatcatcatcctcatcataaTCTACATCATCCATCACAATTATCTGTAACTGTTTCTGGTAGTGGTGGAACCATATCGAATAAAcgtatgaaaattattaatgcccaacaacaatcgacaaatatgatgatgcaaCAACCTCAGACACCAGCACGATCGAATCGtagacaacaacagcaacatcaTCCAAATCAATTACCATGTCAAACGGTCGAGATTGTTCCAGCCAATGCAAAATCAGCGAAAacgaataacaacaacaacaataataatataacgATCGTATATCCAAGTATATCACCACGTAATTATGTATGTCCGGTGCCATCGTGCAATGCTGCATATACGAAATCCAGTCATCTAACAGCACATATGCGACGACATACAGGCGAAAAGCCATATGCATGTGATTGGCCTGATTGTGGTTGGCGTTTTAGCCGTTCGGATGAATTATCACGTCATAAACGATCACATACTGGTGAAAAAACACATCTCTGTCCATTCTGTTCAAAAGGTTTTTCAAGATCTGATCATCTAAGTAAACATTTACGAGTTCATCGACAAGAATTACCCGATAATTTTGATGTTCGtcatataataaaaacatcGCGAATGTCTGGTACACAGCAACAAGCTTCACCATTACAGCCACAGGTCACAATGACCGTTAAACATGGTActggatcatcaacatcaa ATTCATTTACTACAACCAAAGGTGACGATTAA